The genomic segment CCTTTGTCAATGGCACGTTTCATAATTGATGCTTCAAAAGGGCTTCTTAGTAATTCAGGTAAAAGTGTAATAATGTCAATTCGCATTTTTCTTCAATAATTTGGTGCAAAGATACGAAGTTAAAAATGAAGATGTAATAGGTGTGTTTTTACGTTCATCAACTTTCTCGAAAAATTTGAAGTTGATTATGATGAAAAGTTTATTTTTAAGGAATTAATTTAACTATTGTACTTCCAAAAATAAATGAAAAAAATAACCACGATTCTAATCCTTATATTATTCTGTTCCTGTAACAAAGAAAAAACGAAAGAACCACCAAAAACAATCCCGGAAGAAGCATCCTATTTTAAGCAAATTAAAATTAATGATGTAAAATTAGGAGAACCGACTTACGGAGACTGGCTGTTTTCGCATAAAGAAAATGGGCAGACTTTTGAACAATATTATAGATCTAAACACATTGTTCCGACTAAAGAGGAGAATATTATTTACATAAAACCAATTGGAAATTTTAATGCTCTTCAAAAGAAACAAATTCAGCTTGTGAATGAATATTTAGAAATCTTTTTCCAATTAAAAACAAAAACATTGGAACCTATTTCTAATGATGTAGTTCCGAATTCAGCAAGAAGAATGTCTACCGAAGGTCACGAGCAATTATTGGCCGGATATCTTTTAAATGATGTTTTGAAAGAAGAAAATCCTGAAAACAGAATTGCTTTAATGGGACTCTCAGAATTGGATTTATATCCTAAACCAGAATGGAATTATGTTTTTGGTTTAGCATCTTATAGAGATAAAGTTGGAGTAAGTTCAATTTACAGATTTCAGGATGGTGAACTAACTGCCGAAAATTTCAATTTATGTTTATCCAGATTGCTTAAAACGAGTTCGCATGAAATTGGGCATATGTTTGGTCTGCATCATTGTATTAACGCTGATTGTGTAATGAACGGAACCAACAGTTTATCTGAAACAGACAGAAGTACAATAAGATTATGTTCTGTATGTCAAAGAAAATTGAATTCCTGCATACAATATGATAATAAAAAGAGATTGACAGATTTAGAGAATTTTTTTAAAAGAAATAACCTAATCGAAGAATTTGATTCAATGAAAAAAGATATTTCAGTTATTCACTAAAAAATGAAAACGATAAAAATATTTGCCATAACGGGAAGTACAAGAAAAAATTCGAGTAATTTTAAGATTCTGAAACATATTTCACAATATATAAAATCGGATTTTGAAGTTGAAATTTTTGAAGATTTAGATAAAATTCCACATTTTAATCCAGATTTAGACACAGAAAATCCTCCGAAAGAAATAACTTTATTCAGAAATAAAATAATAGAAGCCGACGGAATTATAATCTGTACGCCGGAATATGTTTTCAGCCTGCCGGGAAGTTTGAAAAATGCTTTAGAATGGTGCGTTTCAACAACAATATTTTCGAATAAAAAAACCGGATTGATAACTGCTTCGGCTTCGGGAGAAATGGGGCATGAACAGCTTTTATTAATTATGAAAACCCTTGAAGCAAAGTTTGACGATAATACACAGCTTTTAATTCAGGGTATTCGCGGAAAAATTGATGCAGAAGGAAAAATTATAAACGAGGAAACAGAAATTGCGCTTCAAAATTTCATTAATAATTTTAAGGATCAATTTTTATAGTAGATTTACTTTTCTAAATTCAGATCAAATGGTTACAAGAAGAAACTTTATTATAAACACAAGTCTGGCGGCGACGGCTGTTTTGGCTTTACCATCATTAGCATTTTCTATGAATAAAAAAGAAATAGGTTTGCAGTTGTATACATTACGCGAAGAACTTCCGAAAAATGTAAAACAGACTTTAGAAAAAGTTGCTGCATCAGGATATACAAATGTAGAGACGTATGGTTTTTCTATAAAAGATCAGTTTTGGGGATTGTCTCCGGTTGAATTGAAAAAGATTTTAGACGAAAACAATTTAAAAGCGGTAAGCGGACATTATAATTTAGGTAGCTTTTTATATGACGGAAACACTGTCGAACTTATTGCGGCAATTGAAGCAGCAAAGATTCTAAAACATGAATTTTTAACTGTTCCGTGGGTCGATGAACCTTTTAGAAGTATCGAAAATTTTAAAGTAATTGCTTCTCGATTAAATCAGGCAGCAAAAATGTGCAAAGAAGCGGGATTAAAACTGGCTTATCACAATCACGATTTCGAATTTAAAAAACAGGACGGAATTACCGGTTATGAAATTCTATTAAATGAAACCGATAAAAAACTCGTTTATTTTGAATTAGATTTATACTGGGTTGTCCGTTCAGGAAATGATCCGCTAAAATTATTCAAAGAAAATCCGGGGCGTTTTAAAATGTGGCATGTTAAAGATATGGATAAATCAAATCAGGCTTTAAATACAGAAATAGGTGCAGGATTAATTGATTTTAAGCCTTTTTTTAAAGAAATTAAGCAATCGGGAATGGTTCACTTTTTTGTAGAACAGGAAAATAATTATGCTGGAAATTCTTTTGAATCCATAAAAACAAGTGCTGATTTTATTTCAAAAAATCTGATCTAAAACAGAATCATCATAATATCTTATTTTTGTAAAAATCAATTTTAAAAGTCATGCAGAATATCAAAACAAGTAAAGAGTTTATAAAAGGAGACGAAATAGAATGGGAAGTTGTTGGAGAAGGAATTAAACGAAAAATTCTTGCCTTTGATGATAAAATCATGCTTGTAAATGTTTATTTTGAAAAAGGGGGAATCGGCGTTTTACACGAACATTATCATTCTCAGGTAACGTATATAGCAAGCGGAAAATTTGATGTAACGATAAGCGGCGTTACACAAACTTTAAAAGAAGGCGATAGTTTTTACATTCCGCCTCACGCCATTCATGGTGTTGTCTGCTTAGAAGAGGGTATGCTGACAGATGTTTTTAGTCCGGCGAGAGAAGATTTCTTAAAAGCATAACAATTTTAAAATCAATAGAATTATCATTTAAGAACCTTGATCTGATCTTAAATTTAAAAATTTTATAACTTTTTTAAAGTTTTGATTGAGATTAGATCGGTATTTTTGCAAAATGAATTTATCTAAAACCAACGTCCTGTTTATGGCAGTTTGCACTGGTCTTATAGTTGCAAATCTTTATTACTGCCAGCCTTTGATTGTTTTAATTGCCAACGAATTTAAAATTCCCGAAGCCAGCGCCGGAACCATAACATACTTAACTCAGGCCGGTTATGCAATCGGATTGTTTTTTATGGTGCCTCTTGGCGATAAAATAGAGCGAAAAAAACAAATTTTAATGACGACTTTTGCTACAGTAATTGCATTGTTAATTGCGGCTACAGCAAAAAGTTTTCTTGTTTTACAAATTGCCTCCTTACTTATTGGAGTAACTTCGATTGTACCGCAGCTTATTCTGCCTTTAGCTGCTTCTTTAAGCGCGCCTGAACAACGCGGAAAAGTCGTAGGAACTATTATGAGCGGTCTCTTAGTTGGAATTTTGCTTTCGCGAACATTAAGCGGATTTATTGGAGAAGTTCTAGGCTGGAGATCGATGTTTTATATCGCTGCCGGGATTTGTCTTTTAATCTTTTTTGTAATTCAAAGTAAATTCCCCGTAAATAAACCTCAATTTCTGGGAACTTACGGACAGTTAATTCAATCTCTTTTTACTCTTATAAAAACACAGCCTGTTTTGCGCGAAGCAACGGCAATCAACGTTTTCAGCTTTGCTCAGTTTGGAGCTTTCTGGACCACAATGGTTTTATTACTTTCCGGTGAACCATTTCATTTTAATAGTGCTACAATTGGTTTATTCGGAATTGTAGGTGCTTCCGGAGCTTTGGCAGCGCCATTGGTTGGAAAAATTGGAGACAAAGGAAATTCAAGAATTGCAGTTGGTTATGGCTGTTTATTGATTCTGATTAGCTTCCTGATTTTTTATTTTTCTATTGAAAGTGTAATCGGAATTGCGATTGGAATTGTATTTATTGATATTGGAATTCAGGGAGTTCATATTTCAAACCAAACCAGAGTTTATTCACTTTTGCCAGAAGCCAGAAACAGATTAAATACTGTATTTATGTCGTTTAGCTTTTTAGGAACTGCCGCAGGATCTGCTTACGGATTATTGTTGTGGAAACTGGGCGGATGGCACGCTGTAACTATCGGCTGTATGGTTTTATCGGCATTATCATTAACCGTTTACGGACTTACTTATAAATCAAAATCTAAAAAACAGAAAGCACAAATTGATTAAGAAATTAATTTGTAAATTTGCGTTCAATTAAAAAATAACAACATGGAAAACGGAATATACGCTAAATTCAACACTAGCAAAGGTTCGATTTTAGTAAAACTTACACACGATTTAACGCCTGGAACTGTAGGGAACTTTGTTGCTCTTGCAGAAGGGAATATGGAAAATAAAGTGAAACCTCAAGGACAAAAATTTTATGATGGATTAAACTTTCATAGAGTAATTGCAGATTTCATGATTCAGGGTGGATGTCCTAAAGGAACTGGAACTGGAGATCCTGGATATAAATTTGATGACGAATTTGTACCAAGTTTAAAACACGATCGTCCGGGAGTCTTATCTATGGCAAATTCTGGACCTGGAACAAATGGTTCTCAATTTTTTATTACTCACGTTCCAACTCCTTGGTTAGACGGAAAACATACTGTTTTTGGTCACGTCGTTGAAGGGCAAGATATTGTTGATGCTGTTGCTCAGGGAGATGCATTAGAATCTGTAGAAATTTTAAGAGTTGGAGAAGAAGCTCAAAAATGGAATGCTATTGAAGCTTTCATTGGTTTAAAAGGTGCCAGAATGAAAAGAGAAGCAGCTTTAAAAGCAGAATCTGAAGCAAAAATGGAACAATTAGCGGCTGGTTTCGATAAAACTGAAAGCGGTTTACGTTATAAAATGATTCAAAAAGGAGAAGGAAAAAGAGCGGAAGCAGGAAAAACAGTTTCTGTTCACTACGAAGGTTCTTTAGAAAACGGAAAAGTTTTTGATTCATCTTACCCAAGAAAAAAACCAATCGAATTTAAATTAGGAATTGGACAAGTTATCGAAGGATGGGACGAAGGTATTGCTTTATTGCAAGTTGGAGACAAAGCTCGTTTTGTAATTCCATCTGATTTGGCTTACGGACCATCTGGAGCTGGAGGAGTTATCCCGCCACATGCTACTTTAATTTTTGATGTTGAATTAATGGATGTAAAATAAGAAATAAACAAAGTTTAAATTTGTTTTAAATAGAATCCCGTTCGGTAAGCCGAATGGGATTTTTTTTATATTTACTTTAAAAATAAAAACAGAGCAAAATGAAATCTAAAATCTTAACCCTGGCAGCTGTAGCGCTGCTTATTGCTTCTTGCGGTACAAAACAATCTGCAGTTGCTGCAGCTCCTGAAAATGTCGATCCGTCTAAAGACACTATGCCGCCCCGAGTATTGTCTTTAGAGCAGGCAGAAGGTAAAAAGCTGTATGAAAATAATTGTGTAAAATGCCACAAATTATATGATCCGGTTAAATTTAGTAAAGAAGAATGGCAGCCTATTTTGGTTCGTATGCAAAAGAAAGCCAAACTAGATGATGCTAATATGGCTTTGATAACAAGTTATATTCACTCACAGTTATAATTTGAGTTAAAATATAGACATTAAAAAACCGATTCAATTTTTGAATCGGTTTTTTAGTTTTCAAATAGATATAAAAAAACACCTTCACAAAATGAGGTGTTTAAAAAGTTATGAATGATGTACAGCCGAATTGTCTACTGCGATAATTTTTAAAGTTTTAATTCCAGCTGGAAGTTCCCAGTCGACTTCATCATTTTCTTTAAAACCAATAATAGCAACACTTAAAGGTGCCAAAATTGAAATCTTAGATTGTTTTACGTCGGCAGATGAAGGTAAAACAATTTGAATTTTCATTTGTTTATTAGCTTTTACATCTTCTATCGTTACCAAAGAATTGATTCTGATTATCGAGCCGTCAAGTTCATTTTCCTTGCTTATTACGGCACGGTCTAATTCCTGTGAAAGCTGATTAGCTTCTTTGGTATTCGTTGAATTTTTACTTTTTAAAATCAATTCTCTTAAAAATTGATAATCAGATTTACTGAAAGTGGGTGTTGGTTTCATATCTATATTGAATTTAGTATTGTAATTTTTGAATGATTTTTCTTCTTTTTTATTGTTTGGAGCGAGTTGTTGAGATATCCGTTTAAAAACAGGTTATCGTAATAAAATGTTACAAATGGAAAACAAAACATATTTGAACAAATAACTTGTTTGTCAAATAAATAAATGTCTTAAAAAATGTAAATCCTCCGCCTGAAAGAAGAAAATGAAATAGACGGAGGCCTAATTAATAAAGGCCTTACTATGTGAAATAAATACAGAACAAAGCGGCCTTCTTCTTAAAGAAAGCTCTGGTAGAGAAACTGTAAATATTGTTATAATGCTCACAATGAGTAATTTTAGTTTGATTGGCAAAGATAAGTAAAGTTTTACAAATGGTCAAAATCTTTATTTCCATTTGATTTACAGTCAATTCGTGGTTTTTGAACTTCGTTTAATCTTCAAAAGAATGTGTATTATTCAAATTCGTAACTTTTAAATAAAATTTGGAGTTTTTTTTATAGCCACAGATTCTCACAGATTAAAAGGATTTTTCAAGTTTAATCTGTGAGAATCTGCATAATCTGTGGCAATAAATGTTTATGAATTTAAAAAATCCAGTAAATCATCATTTAATTTATCTCTTTCGGTATAAAATAAACCGTGCGGAGCGCCTTCATAAACGATATAAGTATTATTGGCAATAGCTTCTGAAGCTTTTTTTGATGTTAAATCAATAGGAACAATTTTATCATCATTTCCGTGAATAATTAGGGTGGGAACATTTACAGAACTCAATTCATCTCTAAAATCAGTATATGAGAATGATTCGGCACATTTTAAAGTTGCATGAGGTGAAGCAAAAGAACAAAGCGTTCTGTAATACTCCAGTAAAGCCGTACTTAAAGGTTTATTGATGATGTTTACACCAAAAAACGTTTTTCCAAAATTATCTATAAAACCAATTCGGTCTTCTTTTATTGCTTCGGCAGTCGATTCGCTTTTTTCTCTCGGATGCCCATCAGGGTTATCATCAGTTTTTAATAAAAACGGAATTATAGATGAAATTAAAGCTGCTTTTGAAACTCCTTTTCCATTATGACGACTAAAATAACGAACTACTTCGCCGCCGCCCATAGAAAATCCTACCAAAGTAACATCTTCTAATTCTAATTGTTGAATAATTTCGCTAAGGTCATCAGTAAGTGTATCATAATCATAACCTTCCCAAGGCTGCGAAGATTTGCCAAAACCACGTCGGTCGTAAGCAATTACACGATAATTATTTTTAACCAAAAATTCAACCTGATATTCCCACATTTCATTAGAAAGCGGCCACCCATGAATTAAAATTACAGGTTTTCCTTTTCCGTAATCTTTTACATAAAGCTTTACGTTTTTGGCTGTTTCGATATATTTGTCGGTATTTAATTGATGAATATCAAAATCTAAATCCTTCAGTGACAGACTGGCATTTACTACACTATTTTCCATTTTTATATTTTTTTACTAATTAGTTACTAAAACATGTGTAGTAAAATTAAATGTAGTCTAAAAAATAAGGTTATAGAATTAGTAGTATTAATTACAAAATTTATAGGTTTGTAAATAAACAAATTTTAAAATGGATTTAACCTGGAACGAATTTGAAAGAACAGATATGCGTATCGGAACTATCATTGAAGTAAATGATTTTCCCGAAGCAAGAAAGCCTGCTTTTCAACTCACAATAGATTTTGGTGCCGAAATTGGAATCAGAAAATCATCGGCACAAATTACTAAACGCTATAAAAAAGAAGATTTGATAAACCGACAAATTGTTGCCGTTGTAAATTTTCCCAAAAAACAAATCGGAAAATTTATGAGCGAATGTCTGGTGCTTGGTGCTGTAGGCGAGGAGGGAGATGTGATTTTATTAGCGCCTGATTTTAAAATACCGAATGGGCTTCGTATAGGATAAGTTTTCAGTCGCAGTCTCAGTTTTCAGTTTGCCACAGATTTGCTTCGCCCGTTCGCTATCGCTCGGGTCACAGATTAAAATGATTTTTAATTTTTGCCGCGAATTACACAAATTACACTAATTATTTTTTAGGCTCCAGCTTTGTGCTCTTTAATAAATCAAAGATTTCGCAAACTTTTAATAAAAAACTTAGCGAACTTAGCGTAATATCTTAGCGCCTTTTGCGGTTAATTTTCAGTTTTATAAATACTGATCACTGCGACTGAAAACTGAAACTGATACTAAAAATTAAGAAATTTTCTCAATCAGCTTCTGCAAGATCAACTGTCCTTCTTCCCAATATTTTAAATCAGAATCAGAATTGATATGACCTTGTTTTCCAACATTTACAAAATCACTTCCCCATTTTTCAGCAAAATATTGTTTTCTTTCGAATAAAGCATAAGGATCATTTTCGCTTGCCACAACAATTGACGGAAAAGGCAATTTGTAAAGCGGCATTGGCGAAAAATTTCTGATAATGTTCGGTGTATGTTCCGGCGAATCAACATCAGCAGGAGCTACTAATAAGGCTCCAATAATATTTTTATTTGAATGGGTTTCTGCCCAGTGTAAAACTAAAGAAACCGCCAGGCTATGCGCAACAAGAATTGTTGGACTTTCAAGTTTAGAAACCGCTTCGTTTAATCGTGTAATCCAGTCTTCGCGAACAGGTTCATCCCAATTGTCCTGAACTAAACGAATTGAATTTTTGAATTTTTCATGCCAAAAGGTCTGCCAGTGTTTTTCACCAGAATTTCCCAATCCCGGTAAAATTAAAAGTTGTGTTTCCATTGCCGTGGAATTATATATTTATTTTTTAGTTTGTTTCTCTTTTAAAATTCTATTGATTTCATTAACCAATAACGGAAAGCCAGGTTCTGTCATTCCATGTCCGTAACCGTCTAATTCGTAAAGTTTGGTTTGTGTATGACCTACTAATTTCATCATTCTTGCCATATATGCATTTTCTTCATAACGGCCTAACATTTCCAATTCTCTATCTCCGGTAATCAATAATAAAGGCGGAGCATCAGCGCGAACATGATATAGAGGCGCAAGAGAATCAATTGTAGGCTGTTTTTCAGGAATTTCGTTTTCTCTTCTTATTTCAAAATGCGTAATACATTGGCCGCTAAACGGAATTAACCCTGCAATTTTGTTAGCGTCAATTCCTTCCTTTTGAAGGTATTTTTTATCTAACCCAATCATCATTCCTAAATATCCTCCGGCAGAATGTCCGGAAACGAATATTAAAGAAGAATCTCCTCCGTAATTAGTAATATTATTAAAAGCCCACGCAACAGCCGCTGCAGCATCATCAATTGCTTTTTCTGCTTTTGCTTTTGGAGATAATCGGTAGTTTACGCCAATAATAGCATAGCCTTTATTTTTTAAAGCTTCAGGAATTTCTTTGTTTCCGCCAGTTAATCCGCCGCCATGAAACCATACAATAGTCGCAAAGCCTTTTGTGTTTTTTGGATAATAAATATCCAGAACGCATCTTTCGTTAATGTAACTGTCAGACTTGTTTACTGTTGAAGAATAATATTGAATATTTGATTTTGTTTCATATTCTGTTTTTTGGGCAAATGAATAAATTCCCAAAAATAAAAAGCTAAGTAAAAAAAGTAATTTTTTCATTTTTTGGTTAAAAGTAAAATGTTAGAAGTGAAATGTTAGAAGTAAAATGTTTTTTTATGAAAGGTGGTTTGTTAATTATGTATTTCAATTTTGCATTTCACATTTCACATTTTTACATTTTCACATCTCACAAATAAATATATAAAAAAAGCCCAAAAATGTTATACATATTGGACTTGAACTTTATTGTAAAGTTATATAGATTAAATATCGTCGAAATCAATATCAGTAAAGCTAGATCTTTGAGTTTCTGCTTTATCAGAGCTATATTCTTTTTTAAAATCTTTTTGGTGTCTTTCAGAAATTACTTCTTCGCCTTTATGGTTCAAAACATATGAAGTCATTTCTTCCAGTATTTCTGCGAAAGCGTTAAAATCCTCTTTATATAGATAAATTTTGTGTTTTTTGAAGTGAAAAGAACCATCTTCTTCAGTAAACTTTTTGCTTTCGGTAATCGTAATGTAATAATCGTCAGCTTTAGTAGCTCTCACATCAAAGAAATAAGTCCTTCTTCCTGCTCGTAATACTTTAGAAAAAATCTCTTCTTTTTCTAACATGTCATTTTCTCTCATAATACGTTCTATCATTTTTGGTAATTAATAGTAATCAAAAATCATAAAAAATTATCTATTACGCAACATTTAAAGTAATTCTTTTTCCGAAAGTTGTTTTAAATATAACGATGCATAATAGCCTTCCTGATTTATTAATTGATTATGAGAGCCTTGTTGAATAATTTTACCGTCTTCGAGAATGATGATTTTGTCGGCATTTTTAGCCGAAGATACTCGATGACTGACAATGATTGTAGTTTTATTTTTACAAAAATCAAATAAATTATGTAAGATAGTTTCCTCAGTTTCAGTATCAACAGCAGACAAACAATCATCAAAAAGTAAAATTTCAGGATTTTTAATTAATGCCCTTGCAATCGACACACGCTGTTTTTGACCGCCTGAAAGCGTGATTCCTCTTTCTCCTAAAATGGTGTCGTATTGTTTGTTGAAAGCAATGATATTATCATGAACCACAGCGTTTTTGGCAGCTTGGATCACTTCTTCGTCGGTTGCATTTTCATTTCCGAATTTGATATTGTTTTTGATGGTATCCGAAAATAAGAAAGCATCCTGAGGTACAATTCCGATGCTGTTTCGAAGATCATTTAAATTTAAAGAGCTGATTTCGTTTCCATCAATCGTAATTCTTCCTTCGGTTGTATCATATAAACGGGAAATCAAAGATAAAATTGTTGATTTTCCGGAACCTGTTTTTCCTAAAATAGCCAGTGTTTCGCCATTTTTTACTGTAAACGATATGTTTTTTAGAGCTTCAATATTAGTATCTTCATACGTATAACTTACATTTTCAAATGCAATTGAACCGTGAATTTCAGATGAGTTTTCGTTTTTGTTTTTAATTTCAGGTTCTAATTTTAAGAATTCATTTAAACGTTTTTGCGATGCTTCGGCTTCCTGAACCATAGATGAAACCCATCCGAGTGAAGCAACCGGCCAGGTTAGCATGTTTACGTAAAGAATAAATTCGGCAATGGTTCCAATATTCGGAATTGTGCCATTAATGTACATAACGCCTCCGAAATAAATAACCACCAAATTACTGATTCCGATAAGAGCAATCATTAAAGGCCCAAATAATGATTGAACTTTTGCGAGTTCTAAGCTTTTACGTTTGCTTTCTTCTGAAAGATCGACCATATTATTTTGGTGTTGATTTTCTAAAGAATACGCTTTTATAACGCGGATTCCTGAGAAAATTTCCTGTGTAAAACTAGAAACTTTTGATAAATATTGCTGAAATGTCGTGCTTCGTTTATTGATTTCTGAACTTAATTTGAAAATACAATATGATAAAATTGGCAATGGCAGAATTGTATATAAGGTAAGCAAAGGCGAAACATTATACATATATATAAGTACAATCGCAAAACGTATAAAGGTATTGATAGTGTACATTACGGCCGGACCAACATACATGCGGACTTTTGAAACGTCTTCGCTGATTCGGTTCATTAAATCTCCTGTACGATTTTGTTTGTAGAAATTCTGCGAAAGCCTTTCGTATTGTTTAAATACTTCATTTTTTAAGTCAAATTCAATGTGGCGAGACATTACGATTAAAGTTTGACGCATTAAAAAAGTTAGAAATCCTCCAACAATGGCACTTCCTGTAATTAAAAGTACGTTATGAATTAAATCTCTTTGATATAAATCGATTATTGCTGCTGATTTTTGTTGAGTATCAGATAGTTTTAAGAATTTTTCGATTATATCAAATGAGTGACTTACAAACTTGGGAGTGAATAAGAAAAAAATTTGTGCGATAATGGTGATTAAAATTCCTAGTGAAAAACTGAATTTATATTTAATGAAATATTTGTTTAAATAGCTTAATTCTTTCATTTTTTTAAGAGATTCAATATTAACTTGATTTAATTTTATGAATTATTCTTAATTAAAAGTATAATAAAATGCAATCTAATCAAAATAAGTATATTGTAAAATTGTTATTTTAAAGGTAAAAAATTAGCACATGTATATTTTTTGTTTATGTTTGAGTTGTCTTTTTGACGAATTCGTAATTTTAAACTAAATACTACTAGCGCTATGGATGCAACTTTCACAACTGGAAAGGAACTTCAAAAAATGGATCCTGTTTTTGGTCAATTATCTTTTGACGATCACGAACAAATTGTATTTTGCAATGACAAAGATACAGGTTTAAAAGCAATTATTGGTATTCATAATTCGGTTATGGGGCCAGCTTTGGGAGGAACCAGAATGTGGAATTATAACACAGAATGGGAAGCTTTAAACGATGTTTTACGCCTTTCAAGAGGTATGACGTTTAAATCTGCCATTACTGGACTTAATATTGGTGGAGGTAAAGCTGTAATTATTGGCGATGCTAAAACACAAAAAACACCTGAATTAATGCGTAAGTTTGGTGAATTTGTTCATTCACTAAGCGGAAGATATATTACAGCTGAAGATGTTGGTATGGAAACTAAAGACATGGACACTGTAAGAGATGTAACGCCTTATGTTACCGGAATCTCTGAAGAAAGAGGCGGATCTGGAAATCCATCTCCTGTAACAGCTTACGGAGTTTATTTAGGAATGAAAGCAGCTGCTAAAAGTCAGTTTGGATCTGATGTTTTAGATGGCAAAAAAGTTTTGGTTCAGGGAATTGGTCACGTAGGTGAAACTTTAGTTGAATATTTAACTAAAGAAGGAGCGCAGGTTACAATTACTGATATCAACGAAGAAAAATTATATCAGGTTGCTTCAAAATACAATGCGACAATTTATACTGGCGAAGATTTATATACTGCTGATGTTGATATCTATGCGCCTTGTGCAATGGGAGCAACAATCAATACTAATACAGTTGACAAAATTAAAGCGAAAGTTATTGCCGGAGCAGCAAACAACCAATTAGCTGATGAAAATGTTCACGGTGCAAGATTACAGGAAAGAGGAATTTTATACGCTCCTGATTTCTTAATCAACGCTGGTGGAATTATCAATGTTTATGCTGAATTGGCAAACTACGGTAAAGCCGAAATCATTAGTAAAACTGAAAATATCTATAACACTACTTTAGAAATTATAGATTTTGCTGCCAAAAATAATATTACAACTCATAAAGCGGCTCTTACAATTGCTCAAAATCGTATCGATGCGAGAAAATTAGAAAACGCTGCTAAGAAGTAATTTTTTAGTTTACAGTATTCGGTCTCAGTTTACAGTCTCAGTTTTCAATATCGAAAACTGAAATTGTAAACTGAGACTTTTTTATGTAGTTTCTAAATTACTGAAAACCGTGACTGAAAACTGAGACTATTTTTGAATAATACTGAATACTGTGACTGAATACTGCGACTTTTTTGCGAATTAATTTTAAAATACGCATCAAAAGTTATACTTTTGCAGACTAATTTTAAAATGTTCTTACAAGGTGGTAAATAGAAGACACATACGCGTTAAAGTAATGCAATCCATTTATGCAATGCACCAAAGCGGTTCTGATAATATGGAAAAAGAAGAAAAATTCCTTTTCTATAGTATTGATA from the Flavobacterium sp. genome contains:
- a CDS encoding alpha/beta hydrolase — its product is MENSVVNASLSLKDLDFDIHQLNTDKYIETAKNVKLYVKDYGKGKPVILIHGWPLSNEMWEYQVEFLVKNNYRVIAYDRRGFGKSSQPWEGYDYDTLTDDLSEIIQQLELEDVTLVGFSMGGGEVVRYFSRHNGKGVSKAALISSIIPFLLKTDDNPDGHPREKSESTAEAIKEDRIGFIDNFGKTFFGVNIINKPLSTALLEYYRTLCSFASPHATLKCAESFSYTDFRDELSSVNVPTLIIHGNDDKIVPIDLTSKKASEAIANNTYIVYEGAPHGLFYTERDKLNDDLLDFLNS
- a CDS encoding tRNA-binding protein, with product MDLTWNEFERTDMRIGTIIEVNDFPEARKPAFQLTIDFGAEIGIRKSSAQITKRYKKEDLINRQIVAVVNFPKKQIGKFMSECLVLGAVGEEGDVILLAPDFKIPNGLRIG
- a CDS encoding alpha/beta hydrolase; translation: METQLLILPGLGNSGEKHWQTFWHEKFKNSIRLVQDNWDEPVREDWITRLNEAVSKLESPTILVAHSLAVSLVLHWAETHSNKNIIGALLVAPADVDSPEHTPNIIRNFSPMPLYKLPFPSIVVASENDPYALFERKQYFAEKWGSDFVNVGKQGHINSDSDLKYWEEGQLILQKLIEKIS
- a CDS encoding alpha/beta hydrolase; this translates as MKKLLFLLSFLFLGIYSFAQKTEYETKSNIQYYSSTVNKSDSYINERCVLDIYYPKNTKGFATIVWFHGGGLTGGNKEIPEALKNKGYAIIGVNYRLSPKAKAEKAIDDAAAAVAWAFNNITNYGGDSSLIFVSGHSAGGYLGMMIGLDKKYLQKEGIDANKIAGLIPFSGQCITHFEIRRENEIPEKQPTIDSLAPLYHVRADAPPLLLITGDRELEMLGRYEENAYMARMMKLVGHTQTKLYELDGYGHGMTEPGFPLLVNEINRILKEKQTKK
- a CDS encoding PUR family DNA/RNA-binding protein → MRENDMLEKEEIFSKVLRAGRRTYFFDVRATKADDYYITITESKKFTEEDGSFHFKKHKIYLYKEDFNAFAEILEEMTSYVLNHKGEEVISERHQKDFKKEYSSDKAETQRSSFTDIDFDDI
- a CDS encoding ABC transporter ATP-binding protein; translated protein: MKELSYLNKYFIKYKFSFSLGILITIIAQIFFLFTPKFVSHSFDIIEKFLKLSDTQQKSAAIIDLYQRDLIHNVLLITGSAIVGGFLTFLMRQTLIVMSRHIEFDLKNEVFKQYERLSQNFYKQNRTGDLMNRISEDVSKVRMYVGPAVMYTINTFIRFAIVLIYMYNVSPLLTLYTILPLPILSYCIFKLSSEINKRSTTFQQYLSKVSSFTQEIFSGIRVIKAYSLENQHQNNMVDLSEESKRKSLELAKVQSLFGPLMIALIGISNLVVIYFGGVMYINGTIPNIGTIAEFILYVNMLTWPVASLGWVSSMVQEAEASQKRLNEFLKLEPEIKNKNENSSEIHGSIAFENVSYTYEDTNIEALKNISFTVKNGETLAILGKTGSGKSTILSLISRLYDTTEGRITIDGNEISSLNLNDLRNSIGIVPQDAFLFSDTIKNNIKFGNENATDEEVIQAAKNAVVHDNIIAFNKQYDTILGERGITLSGGQKQRVSIARALIKNPEILLFDDCLSAVDTETEETILHNLFDFCKNKTTIIVSHRVSSAKNADKIIILEDGKIIQQGSHNQLINQEGYYASLYLKQLSEKELL
- a CDS encoding Glu/Leu/Phe/Val dehydrogenase; protein product: MDATFTTGKELQKMDPVFGQLSFDDHEQIVFCNDKDTGLKAIIGIHNSVMGPALGGTRMWNYNTEWEALNDVLRLSRGMTFKSAITGLNIGGGKAVIIGDAKTQKTPELMRKFGEFVHSLSGRYITAEDVGMETKDMDTVRDVTPYVTGISEERGGSGNPSPVTAYGVYLGMKAAAKSQFGSDVLDGKKVLVQGIGHVGETLVEYLTKEGAQVTITDINEEKLYQVASKYNATIYTGEDLYTADVDIYAPCAMGATINTNTVDKIKAKVIAGAANNQLADENVHGARLQERGILYAPDFLINAGGIINVYAELANYGKAEIISKTENIYNTTLEIIDFAAKNNITTHKAALTIAQNRIDARKLENAAKK